A window of the Equus asinus isolate D_3611 breed Donkey chromosome 20, EquAss-T2T_v2, whole genome shotgun sequence genome harbors these coding sequences:
- the EXPH5 gene encoding exophilin-5 isoform X6, which translates to MKRCDSHAGPPVSVRGTALTKIHNSPLENQPVDSTFVPKPAGMREGSGIPPWDASLLENEFFQVLDDLDSKLAQEQFPSSVNTRTSLNYGSRTQFSHFYSSGNRHGNMTGRHNNHYKETSNMSIYDILRPGTPREGFKTFSPRTRTIYDMYRSREPRVLKEDYMEKNTFGSTSLCFDSRQRSASPATGYFTARSLYFPGTIQNRSGFMPPSHQKSPKRTPLSSIIWNSSDSSRDRQNQEEFLRAPSPMEIDPADQYMYPRCFQENRRYEFYRSQSVYQSVGLHAPMDNAMGPDPLENSENMPFYHQDNPFARSFFSNTFGQSREQRFGQGPFWGQQEEHSSWSEFHQSRKPFTSSDRDFEMTSIEANSASAGHGHSVPSQRWRSFSPSYRTDISREQEEPHPWQFDSQTSTLESMEVSQGNRNQSTHFGTPNVCSMTGSSNHIKPGGLECQQDTCPIEVHINKERYSFGIAQTSASSFKTSFPQIPDDRGNPQSPNFQNSAVTLQKVKPASLPIRRYTEVTMTNSNSVVSPPLTESQPNILVAEVNNEKDLNESILEKDTQLNKMDQTNVTSEIPQPVSQTVISNPLPDFQNPLSQDSAKSNRLVFNASTPVSSKRSPGVISSKDISKIHISHRDKANELKKDKNYTRNRKLGSAISLPFIQENRTTSSFPSPNQGCHEELTVSNEDISNIVKYNRWSSEPPENPAILDIKEEQCTTTHSTNCSKLAAGHNIPCDSLDLSSSTLPDSLSSNNSFPDALLIPSTTLFSRKSLSSKDPSLGEREEKDNDSKNRDNQFTLSPSENQKSNDNCVTVHNEVIDVVKCHSHPPFKDGKGKGKIRQSMSCTEKSSKMESRSTPTSDSRSLSEVNQSNSQDPELHTIYCTLPRQSASFLIGNRKSEGKIMASSFRNEPLPFQIKNNVEDPRGKYTSNEFSPSPESESKCSKVVSDSVSVAPEATQRMTKMKNIGSASVRKGPLPFLIKRAVSCPSGVPSPSVGRDEREKCLVSDTDASAITLRPWERIINPLESDSSIRDCSLTKRCHQKEYFQECTEKDGKISASRMGVFSLSNEDPLPFSSDMSGKESGKTLHKFKTTSMFSVSGDEDNVKCLEVVSIYYTLPRKHSKKFCNLLQKYTQNIDSLTELAKAETETFPNALEKDKLNYSTREQSGTPSPEDLKMLVNSAQENSYCPSHATEKRTLLQLPSSGPSEPTFQEMASVEADVSLHKGESKTREISQDHLAKTPSLSNSQSRKVRGQKLQSETLPTSSVLQGKKVAEKESENCQQSIKSGNSGPFNLPAHSEENVENSQTGRSSGEGAGGGIAITATGSGKCLQKGINDSANGLQPREVRREIGTDFQKMTDEALSDSESQVCALTPALHKLQLDEVTHSGEPDLESLPSEPRKLPQRSQEVNMTENLKAKDEMQKLAWDQPSLPGGSSKYKTSLDDLEKGKNRSSVKHRLAAVSKAGKKFPAKDLSSRRHVATIFPQSGNSSGFGGLSLGTPKCHPLSTEPSPKSTESTDESRFSNDGMDVQKSENPLQVTVISNREASAHLNNQKSNSISQPHQIESENITESPPKDEDSKAVTVAQILESESEVLAQPTITRLGEADFSDHPFPLEPAEKSINSPLASCQQQQRSASSLEREPEPPHHYRSKSLKNINVHGDLLRKSHPPKVRERHFSETASIDNALSGLTLGNEFSNNSGYSRRFKSFSELPSCDENENWALYNSRTRMGRKSVTSISRPIDYGIFGKEQQLAFLENVKRSLTEGRLWKPSFLKNPGFLKDDVINPSNPLKSSTSNSPSNQMPEDGLSPSTPLNIYEEDPVDSDCDTDTTTDDEYYLDENDKESEL; encoded by the exons ATGAAGAG ATGTGACAGCCACGCAGGACCTCCTGTGTCTGTGAGGGGAACAGCTTTG ACAAAAATACACAATTCACCGTTGGAAAATCAACCAGTTGACAGTACATTTGTCCCCAAGCCAGCAGGCATGAGGGAGGGAAGTGGCATACCCCCGTGGGATGCTTCACTGCTGGAGAATGAGTTTTTCCAAG ttttAGATGATTTGGATAGCAAACTGGCTCAGGAACAATTTCCAAGCTCAGTGAATACCAGAACATCTCTCAACTATGGATCAAGAACACAGTTCAGTCACTTTTACTCGAGTGGGAACAGACATGGTAATATGACCGGAAGGCACAACAATCACTATAAGGAAACTTCTAATATGTCTATCTATGACATCCTAAGACCAGGAACCCCTAGGGAaggttttaaaaccttttctCCGAGAACAAGGACAATTTATGATATGTATAGGTCAAGGGAACCGAgagttttaaaggaagattaTATGGAAAAGAATACTTTTGGTAGTACTTCTCTGTGTTTTGACAGCAGGCAACGATCAGCCTCACCAGCTACAGGGTATTTCACAGCAAGAAGCTTATATTTTCCAGGCACAATTCAGAACAGGAGTGGGTTTATGCCACCAAGCCACCAGAAGAGCCCCAAGAGAACTCCTTTATCATCCATCATATGGAATAGTTCAGATTCTTCTAGAGATAGGCAGAATCAGGAGGAGTTCCTGAGGGCACCATCACCAATGGAAATTGACCCTGCTGACCAGTATATGTATCCCAGGTGTTTTCAGGAGAATAGGAGATATGAATTTTACCGTTCACAGAGTGTTTACCAAAGTGTTGGTTTACATGCCCCCATGGATAATGCAATGGGTCCTGACCCATTGGAGAACTCAGAGAATATGCCATTCTACCATCAAGACAATCCATTTGCTAGGTCTTTCTTTAGCAATACCTTTGGACAAAGCAGGGAACAGAGATTTGGACAAGGTCCTTTTTGGGGGCAACAGGAAGAACATTCTTCCTGGTCTGAGTTTCATCAAAGCAGGAAACCATTCACTTCTTCTGACAGAGACTTTGAAATGACTTCCATTGAAGCAAATAGTGCATCAGCTGGTCATGGCCACAGTGTTCCTTCTCAACGCTGGAgatcattttctcccagttacAGAACAGATATTTCCAGAGAGCAAGAAGAGCCACATCCTTGGCAGTTTGATTCTCAAACATCCACACTGGAGAGCATGGAGGTGTCACAAGGTAATAGGAACCAGTCGACTCATTTTGGCACACCAAATGTTTGCTCCATGACTGGTTCAAGCAATCACATCAAACCTGGTGGGTTAGAATGTCAACAGGACACTTGTCCTATAGAAGTACATATAAACAAAGAACGTTACTCATTTGGAATTGCTCAGACTTCAGCATCCTCATTCAAAACTTCCTTCCCTCAGATTCCCGATGACAGAGGGAATCCTCAGAGCCCCAACTTTCAGAATTCCGCAGTCACTTTGCAGAAAGTTAAGCCTGCCTCTCTTCCCataagaagatatacagaagtcACTATGACCAACAGCAATTCAGTTGTTTCTCCACCTCTTACTGAAAGTCAACCCAATATCCTGGTCGCAGAAGTGAATAATGAGAAAGACTTGAATGAATCTATTTTGGAAAAAGACACACAACTAAACAAGATGGACCAGACAAACGTGACTAGTGAAATACCTCAACCTGTTTCACAGACAGTAATTTCTAACCCTTTACCTGATTTTCAAAATCCCCTCTCCCAGGACTCAGCCAAGAGCAACAGACTTGTTTTTAATGCATCTACCCCAGTAAGTTCAAAAAGGTCACCTGGAGTCATTTCCAGTAAAGATatctccaaaattcatatatcaCACAGAGATAAAGCCAATGAACTaaagaaagataagaattataCCAGGAACAGAAAACTTGGCTCAGCaatttcccttcctttcattCAGGAAAACAGAACAACATCATCTTTTCCCAGCCCAAATCAAGGTTGTCACGAGGAATTAACAGTAAGTAATGAAGATATTTCAAACATTGTTAAATATAACCGCTGGAGCTCTGAACCTCCAGAAAACCCTGCTATTTTAGATATTAAGGAAGAACAATGTACCACAACTCATTCTACCAACTGTAGCAAGTTGGCTGCTGGCCACAACATTCCATGTGATTCTTTAGATTTGTCATCAAGTACACTACCAGATTCCTTATCATCGAATAATTCTTTCCCTGATGCTCTGTTGATTCCTTCTACTACACTGTTCTCCAGGAAAAGTCTTTCCAGCAAGGATCCATCtctgggagaaagagaagaaaaagacaatgaTAGCAAGAACCGAGATAATCAGTTCACCCTAAGCCCCTCAGAAAACCAAAAAAGTAATGATAATTGTGTGACTGTACATAATGAAGTGATTGACGTTGTCAAATGCCATTCACACCCTCCTTTCAAGGatggaaagggaaaaggaaaaataaggcaAAGCATGTCCTGTACTGAAAAGTCAAGCAAAATGGAAAGTAGATCAACACCCACAAGTGATAGCCGTAGCCTCAGTGAGGTGAATCAAAGCAACTCCCAGGACCCTGAGCTTCACACAATTTATTGCACCTTACCCAGACAATCAGCCAGTTTTCTCATTGGTAACAGGAAGTCAGAAGGTAAGATAATGGCTTCTTCATTTAGGAATGAGCCACTTCCATTCCAAATCAAAAATAATGTGGAAGATCCAAGAGGGAAGTACACATCAAATGAATTCAGTCCCAGTCCTGAGTCAGAAAGCAAATGTTCCAAAGTAGTTTCAGACTCAGTCTCAGTAGCCCCTGAAGCCACCCAGAGgatgacaaaaatgaaaaacattggaTCTGCTTCTGTTAGAAAAGGACCACTTCCGTTTCTCATCAAGAGGGCTGTGTCTTGTCCTTCAGGAGTACCATCTCCCTCAGTTggaagagatgaaagagaaaaatgcttgGTCTCAGACACAGATGCTTCTGCTATAACATTAAGGCCTTGGGAGAGAATCATTAACCCTCTGGAAAGTGACTCATCCATTAGGGATTGTTCTTTAACTAAAAGATGCCACCAAAAGGAATACTTTCAAGAATGCACTGAAAAGGATGGTAAAATTTCTGCCTCCAGGATGGGTGTATTTTCCCTTTCAAATGAAGACCCTTTACCTTTTTCTTCAGACATGTCAGGAAAAGAAAGCGGaaaaacattacataaatttaagACTACGagtatgttttctgtttctggtGATGAAGATAATGTAAAATGTCTTGAGGTGGTTTCAATATATTACACGCTACCAAGGAAACACAGCAAAAAATTCTGTAACCTCCttcaaaaatatacacaaaatattgaTTCACTTACAGAATTAGCTAAAGCGGAGACTGAGACATTTCCTAATGCtttagaaaaagacaaactaaACTATTCTACACGAGAGCAGTCAGGAACACCTTCACCAGAAGATCTAAAGATGTTGGTCAACTCTGCTCAGGAGAACAGCTATTGTCCTTCTCATGCCACTGAAAAAAGGACTCTTTTACAGTTACCAAGTAGTGGGCCCTCAGAACCTACATTCCAGGAAATGGCTTCTGTTGAAGCAGATGTTTCTCTTCATAAAGGAGAATCTAAAACTAGAGAGATTTCCCAAGATCACTTAGCTAAAACACCATCTCTAAGCAATTCACAAAGCAGGAAAGTAAGGGGGCAAAAATTGCAAAGTGAAACCCTACCTACTTCATCagttcttcagggaaaaaaagttGCAGAAAAGGAATCTGAAAATTGTCAGCAATCCATTAAATCAGGTAACAGTGGTCCTTTTAATCTTCCAGCCCATTCAGAAGAGAATGTTGAAAATTCCCAAACTGGGAGAAGTTCTGGGGAGGGTGCAGGTGGCGGTATAGCCATTACAGCTACTGGAAGTGGAAAGTGTCTTCAGAAAGGTATCAATGACAGTGCCAATGGATTGCAGCCTAGGGAAGTCAGGAGGGAAATTGGAACAGATTTCCAAAAAATGACTGATGAAGCACTTTCTGACTCAGAAAGCCAAGTCTGTGCTCTGACTCCAGCTTTGCATAAACTACAGCTTGATGAGGTGACTCATTCAGGTGAACCAGATTTAGAGAGTTTGCCGTCTGAACCCAGGAAACTACCTCAAAGAAGTCAGGAGGTAAATATGACAGAGAACCTGAAGGCTAAGGATGAAATGCAGAAGTTGGCATGGGATCAACCTtcacttcctggaggaagtagtAAATATAAAACCAGCTTGGATGACctagaaaaagggaaaaacagatcTTCAGTTAAACACAGATTGGCAGCCGTGTCCAAAGCAGGCAAAAAATTTCCAGCTAAAGATTTAAGCTCCAGAAGACATGTAGCTACTATTTTCCCCCAAAGTGGCAACAGTTCTGGCTTTGGTGGTTTATCTCTTGGCACACCAAAGTGCCACCCACTGTCCACTGAGCCTTCTCCAAAGTCCACAGAATCCACAGATGAAAGCAGGTTTAGTAATGATGGGATGGATGTGCAGAAATCTGAGAACCCTCTCCAGGTTACTGTAATATCCAACAGAGAAGCTTCTGCACATTTAAACAATCAGAAGTCTAACAGCATTTCACAACCACATCAGATTGAGTCTGAAAATATCACAGAATCACCACCAAAGGATGAGGATTCTAAAGCTGTAACAGTAGCTCAGATTTTAGAAAGTGAGTCAGAAGTCTTGGCCCAACCTACAATCACCAGGCTCGGGGAAGCAGACTTCTCTGACCATCCTTTTCCATTAGAGCCGgcagaaaaatcaataaacagtCCACTGGCCAGTTGTCAGCAACAACAAAGGAGTGCTTCATCTCTGGAGAGGGAACCTGAGCCTCCACACCACTATCGTTCAAAGAGTTTAAAAAACATCAATGTGCACGGCGATCTGCTACGCAAAAGTCATCCTCCGAAAGTCAGAGAGCGCCATTTTTCTGAAACCGCTTCTATTGACAATGCCCTGAGTGGACTGACCCTTGGGAATGAATTCTCTAATAACAGTGGGTACAGTCGAAGATTCAAATCTTTTTCTGAACTTCCGTCctgtgatgaaaatgaaaattgggCTTTGTATAACAGCAGGACAAGAATGGGTCGCAAGTCTGTAACATCTATATCCAGACCTATTGACTATGGAATTTTTGGGAAAGAACAACAGTTGGCTTTCTTGGAGAATGTAAAGAGGTCACTGACAGAAGGAAGATTATGGAAACCGAGTTTTCTAAAGAACCCGGGCTTCCTGAAAGATGATGTAATTAACCCTTCTAACCCATTGAAGTCGTCAACCTCAAATTCTCCTAGCAATCAAATGCCAGAAGATGGCTTATCTCCAAGTACACCACTTAATATCTATGAAGAGGATCCAGTAGACTCAGACTGTGACACAGATACAACCACAGATGACGAATACTACCTGGATGAAAATGACAAAGAATCAGAACTGTGA
- the EXPH5 gene encoding exophilin-5 isoform X5: MKRCDSHAGPPVSVRGTALQTKIHNSPLENQPVDSTFVPKPAGMREGSGIPPWDASLLENEFFQVLDDLDSKLAQEQFPSSVNTRTSLNYGSRTQFSHFYSSGNRHGNMTGRHNNHYKETSNMSIYDILRPGTPREGFKTFSPRTRTIYDMYRSREPRVLKEDYMEKNTFGSTSLCFDSRQRSASPATGYFTARSLYFPGTIQNRSGFMPPSHQKSPKRTPLSSIIWNSSDSSRDRQNQEEFLRAPSPMEIDPADQYMYPRCFQENRRYEFYRSQSVYQSVGLHAPMDNAMGPDPLENSENMPFYHQDNPFARSFFSNTFGQSREQRFGQGPFWGQQEEHSSWSEFHQSRKPFTSSDRDFEMTSIEANSASAGHGHSVPSQRWRSFSPSYRTDISREQEEPHPWQFDSQTSTLESMEVSQGNRNQSTHFGTPNVCSMTGSSNHIKPGGLECQQDTCPIEVHINKERYSFGIAQTSASSFKTSFPQIPDDRGNPQSPNFQNSAVTLQKVKPASLPIRRYTEVTMTNSNSVVSPPLTESQPNILVAEVNNEKDLNESILEKDTQLNKMDQTNVTSEIPQPVSQTVISNPLPDFQNPLSQDSAKSNRLVFNASTPVSSKRSPGVISSKDISKIHISHRDKANELKKDKNYTRNRKLGSAISLPFIQENRTTSSFPSPNQGCHEELTVSNEDISNIVKYNRWSSEPPENPAILDIKEEQCTTTHSTNCSKLAAGHNIPCDSLDLSSSTLPDSLSSNNSFPDALLIPSTTLFSRKSLSSKDPSLGEREEKDNDSKNRDNQFTLSPSENQKSNDNCVTVHNEVIDVVKCHSHPPFKDGKGKGKIRQSMSCTEKSSKMESRSTPTSDSRSLSEVNQSNSQDPELHTIYCTLPRQSASFLIGNRKSEGKIMASSFRNEPLPFQIKNNVEDPRGKYTSNEFSPSPESESKCSKVVSDSVSVAPEATQRMTKMKNIGSASVRKGPLPFLIKRAVSCPSGVPSPSVGRDEREKCLVSDTDASAITLRPWERIINPLESDSSIRDCSLTKRCHQKEYFQECTEKDGKISASRMGVFSLSNEDPLPFSSDMSGKESGKTLHKFKTTSMFSVSGDEDNVKCLEVVSIYYTLPRKHSKKFCNLLQKYTQNIDSLTELAKAETETFPNALEKDKLNYSTREQSGTPSPEDLKMLVNSAQENSYCPSHATEKRTLLQLPSSGPSEPTFQEMASVEADVSLHKGESKTREISQDHLAKTPSLSNSQSRKVRGQKLQSETLPTSSVLQGKKVAEKESENCQQSIKSGNSGPFNLPAHSEENVENSQTGRSSGEGAGGGIAITATGSGKCLQKGINDSANGLQPREVRREIGTDFQKMTDEALSDSESQVCALTPALHKLQLDEVTHSGEPDLESLPSEPRKLPQRSQEVNMTENLKAKDEMQKLAWDQPSLPGGSSKYKTSLDDLEKGKNRSSVKHRLAAVSKAGKKFPAKDLSSRRHVATIFPQSGNSSGFGGLSLGTPKCHPLSTEPSPKSTESTDESRFSNDGMDVQKSENPLQVTVISNREASAHLNNQKSNSISQPHQIESENITESPPKDEDSKAVTVAQILESESEVLAQPTITRLGEADFSDHPFPLEPAEKSINSPLASCQQQQRSASSLEREPEPPHHYRSKSLKNINVHGDLLRKSHPPKVRERHFSETASIDNALSGLTLGNEFSNNSGYSRRFKSFSELPSCDENENWALYNSRTRMGRKSVTSISRPIDYGIFGKEQQLAFLENVKRSLTEGRLWKPSFLKNPGFLKDDVINPSNPLKSSTSNSPSNQMPEDGLSPSTPLNIYEEDPVDSDCDTDTTTDDEYYLDENDKESEL, from the exons ATGAAGAG ATGTGACAGCCACGCAGGACCTCCTGTGTCTGTGAGGGGAACAGCTTTG cagACAAAAATACACAATTCACCGTTGGAAAATCAACCAGTTGACAGTACATTTGTCCCCAAGCCAGCAGGCATGAGGGAGGGAAGTGGCATACCCCCGTGGGATGCTTCACTGCTGGAGAATGAGTTTTTCCAAG ttttAGATGATTTGGATAGCAAACTGGCTCAGGAACAATTTCCAAGCTCAGTGAATACCAGAACATCTCTCAACTATGGATCAAGAACACAGTTCAGTCACTTTTACTCGAGTGGGAACAGACATGGTAATATGACCGGAAGGCACAACAATCACTATAAGGAAACTTCTAATATGTCTATCTATGACATCCTAAGACCAGGAACCCCTAGGGAaggttttaaaaccttttctCCGAGAACAAGGACAATTTATGATATGTATAGGTCAAGGGAACCGAgagttttaaaggaagattaTATGGAAAAGAATACTTTTGGTAGTACTTCTCTGTGTTTTGACAGCAGGCAACGATCAGCCTCACCAGCTACAGGGTATTTCACAGCAAGAAGCTTATATTTTCCAGGCACAATTCAGAACAGGAGTGGGTTTATGCCACCAAGCCACCAGAAGAGCCCCAAGAGAACTCCTTTATCATCCATCATATGGAATAGTTCAGATTCTTCTAGAGATAGGCAGAATCAGGAGGAGTTCCTGAGGGCACCATCACCAATGGAAATTGACCCTGCTGACCAGTATATGTATCCCAGGTGTTTTCAGGAGAATAGGAGATATGAATTTTACCGTTCACAGAGTGTTTACCAAAGTGTTGGTTTACATGCCCCCATGGATAATGCAATGGGTCCTGACCCATTGGAGAACTCAGAGAATATGCCATTCTACCATCAAGACAATCCATTTGCTAGGTCTTTCTTTAGCAATACCTTTGGACAAAGCAGGGAACAGAGATTTGGACAAGGTCCTTTTTGGGGGCAACAGGAAGAACATTCTTCCTGGTCTGAGTTTCATCAAAGCAGGAAACCATTCACTTCTTCTGACAGAGACTTTGAAATGACTTCCATTGAAGCAAATAGTGCATCAGCTGGTCATGGCCACAGTGTTCCTTCTCAACGCTGGAgatcattttctcccagttacAGAACAGATATTTCCAGAGAGCAAGAAGAGCCACATCCTTGGCAGTTTGATTCTCAAACATCCACACTGGAGAGCATGGAGGTGTCACAAGGTAATAGGAACCAGTCGACTCATTTTGGCACACCAAATGTTTGCTCCATGACTGGTTCAAGCAATCACATCAAACCTGGTGGGTTAGAATGTCAACAGGACACTTGTCCTATAGAAGTACATATAAACAAAGAACGTTACTCATTTGGAATTGCTCAGACTTCAGCATCCTCATTCAAAACTTCCTTCCCTCAGATTCCCGATGACAGAGGGAATCCTCAGAGCCCCAACTTTCAGAATTCCGCAGTCACTTTGCAGAAAGTTAAGCCTGCCTCTCTTCCCataagaagatatacagaagtcACTATGACCAACAGCAATTCAGTTGTTTCTCCACCTCTTACTGAAAGTCAACCCAATATCCTGGTCGCAGAAGTGAATAATGAGAAAGACTTGAATGAATCTATTTTGGAAAAAGACACACAACTAAACAAGATGGACCAGACAAACGTGACTAGTGAAATACCTCAACCTGTTTCACAGACAGTAATTTCTAACCCTTTACCTGATTTTCAAAATCCCCTCTCCCAGGACTCAGCCAAGAGCAACAGACTTGTTTTTAATGCATCTACCCCAGTAAGTTCAAAAAGGTCACCTGGAGTCATTTCCAGTAAAGATatctccaaaattcatatatcaCACAGAGATAAAGCCAATGAACTaaagaaagataagaattataCCAGGAACAGAAAACTTGGCTCAGCaatttcccttcctttcattCAGGAAAACAGAACAACATCATCTTTTCCCAGCCCAAATCAAGGTTGTCACGAGGAATTAACAGTAAGTAATGAAGATATTTCAAACATTGTTAAATATAACCGCTGGAGCTCTGAACCTCCAGAAAACCCTGCTATTTTAGATATTAAGGAAGAACAATGTACCACAACTCATTCTACCAACTGTAGCAAGTTGGCTGCTGGCCACAACATTCCATGTGATTCTTTAGATTTGTCATCAAGTACACTACCAGATTCCTTATCATCGAATAATTCTTTCCCTGATGCTCTGTTGATTCCTTCTACTACACTGTTCTCCAGGAAAAGTCTTTCCAGCAAGGATCCATCtctgggagaaagagaagaaaaagacaatgaTAGCAAGAACCGAGATAATCAGTTCACCCTAAGCCCCTCAGAAAACCAAAAAAGTAATGATAATTGTGTGACTGTACATAATGAAGTGATTGACGTTGTCAAATGCCATTCACACCCTCCTTTCAAGGatggaaagggaaaaggaaaaataaggcaAAGCATGTCCTGTACTGAAAAGTCAAGCAAAATGGAAAGTAGATCAACACCCACAAGTGATAGCCGTAGCCTCAGTGAGGTGAATCAAAGCAACTCCCAGGACCCTGAGCTTCACACAATTTATTGCACCTTACCCAGACAATCAGCCAGTTTTCTCATTGGTAACAGGAAGTCAGAAGGTAAGATAATGGCTTCTTCATTTAGGAATGAGCCACTTCCATTCCAAATCAAAAATAATGTGGAAGATCCAAGAGGGAAGTACACATCAAATGAATTCAGTCCCAGTCCTGAGTCAGAAAGCAAATGTTCCAAAGTAGTTTCAGACTCAGTCTCAGTAGCCCCTGAAGCCACCCAGAGgatgacaaaaatgaaaaacattggaTCTGCTTCTGTTAGAAAAGGACCACTTCCGTTTCTCATCAAGAGGGCTGTGTCTTGTCCTTCAGGAGTACCATCTCCCTCAGTTggaagagatgaaagagaaaaatgcttgGTCTCAGACACAGATGCTTCTGCTATAACATTAAGGCCTTGGGAGAGAATCATTAACCCTCTGGAAAGTGACTCATCCATTAGGGATTGTTCTTTAACTAAAAGATGCCACCAAAAGGAATACTTTCAAGAATGCACTGAAAAGGATGGTAAAATTTCTGCCTCCAGGATGGGTGTATTTTCCCTTTCAAATGAAGACCCTTTACCTTTTTCTTCAGACATGTCAGGAAAAGAAAGCGGaaaaacattacataaatttaagACTACGagtatgttttctgtttctggtGATGAAGATAATGTAAAATGTCTTGAGGTGGTTTCAATATATTACACGCTACCAAGGAAACACAGCAAAAAATTCTGTAACCTCCttcaaaaatatacacaaaatattgaTTCACTTACAGAATTAGCTAAAGCGGAGACTGAGACATTTCCTAATGCtttagaaaaagacaaactaaACTATTCTACACGAGAGCAGTCAGGAACACCTTCACCAGAAGATCTAAAGATGTTGGTCAACTCTGCTCAGGAGAACAGCTATTGTCCTTCTCATGCCACTGAAAAAAGGACTCTTTTACAGTTACCAAGTAGTGGGCCCTCAGAACCTACATTCCAGGAAATGGCTTCTGTTGAAGCAGATGTTTCTCTTCATAAAGGAGAATCTAAAACTAGAGAGATTTCCCAAGATCACTTAGCTAAAACACCATCTCTAAGCAATTCACAAAGCAGGAAAGTAAGGGGGCAAAAATTGCAAAGTGAAACCCTACCTACTTCATCagttcttcagggaaaaaaagttGCAGAAAAGGAATCTGAAAATTGTCAGCAATCCATTAAATCAGGTAACAGTGGTCCTTTTAATCTTCCAGCCCATTCAGAAGAGAATGTTGAAAATTCCCAAACTGGGAGAAGTTCTGGGGAGGGTGCAGGTGGCGGTATAGCCATTACAGCTACTGGAAGTGGAAAGTGTCTTCAGAAAGGTATCAATGACAGTGCCAATGGATTGCAGCCTAGGGAAGTCAGGAGGGAAATTGGAACAGATTTCCAAAAAATGACTGATGAAGCACTTTCTGACTCAGAAAGCCAAGTCTGTGCTCTGACTCCAGCTTTGCATAAACTACAGCTTGATGAGGTGACTCATTCAGGTGAACCAGATTTAGAGAGTTTGCCGTCTGAACCCAGGAAACTACCTCAAAGAAGTCAGGAGGTAAATATGACAGAGAACCTGAAGGCTAAGGATGAAATGCAGAAGTTGGCATGGGATCAACCTtcacttcctggaggaagtagtAAATATAAAACCAGCTTGGATGACctagaaaaagggaaaaacagatcTTCAGTTAAACACAGATTGGCAGCCGTGTCCAAAGCAGGCAAAAAATTTCCAGCTAAAGATTTAAGCTCCAGAAGACATGTAGCTACTATTTTCCCCCAAAGTGGCAACAGTTCTGGCTTTGGTGGTTTATCTCTTGGCACACCAAAGTGCCACCCACTGTCCACTGAGCCTTCTCCAAAGTCCACAGAATCCACAGATGAAAGCAGGTTTAGTAATGATGGGATGGATGTGCAGAAATCTGAGAACCCTCTCCAGGTTACTGTAATATCCAACAGAGAAGCTTCTGCACATTTAAACAATCAGAAGTCTAACAGCATTTCACAACCACATCAGATTGAGTCTGAAAATATCACAGAATCACCACCAAAGGATGAGGATTCTAAAGCTGTAACAGTAGCTCAGATTTTAGAAAGTGAGTCAGAAGTCTTGGCCCAACCTACAATCACCAGGCTCGGGGAAGCAGACTTCTCTGACCATCCTTTTCCATTAGAGCCGgcagaaaaatcaataaacagtCCACTGGCCAGTTGTCAGCAACAACAAAGGAGTGCTTCATCTCTGGAGAGGGAACCTGAGCCTCCACACCACTATCGTTCAAAGAGTTTAAAAAACATCAATGTGCACGGCGATCTGCTACGCAAAAGTCATCCTCCGAAAGTCAGAGAGCGCCATTTTTCTGAAACCGCTTCTATTGACAATGCCCTGAGTGGACTGACCCTTGGGAATGAATTCTCTAATAACAGTGGGTACAGTCGAAGATTCAAATCTTTTTCTGAACTTCCGTCctgtgatgaaaatgaaaattgggCTTTGTATAACAGCAGGACAAGAATGGGTCGCAAGTCTGTAACATCTATATCCAGACCTATTGACTATGGAATTTTTGGGAAAGAACAACAGTTGGCTTTCTTGGAGAATGTAAAGAGGTCACTGACAGAAGGAAGATTATGGAAACCGAGTTTTCTAAAGAACCCGGGCTTCCTGAAAGATGATGTAATTAACCCTTCTAACCCATTGAAGTCGTCAACCTCAAATTCTCCTAGCAATCAAATGCCAGAAGATGGCTTATCTCCAAGTACACCACTTAATATCTATGAAGAGGATCCAGTAGACTCAGACTGTGACACAGATACAACCACAGATGACGAATACTACCTGGATGAAAATGACAAAGAATCAGAACTGTGA